Within the Mucilaginibacter sp. CSA2-8R genome, the region TGCTATCTTGAAGGCCTCCCGATGAAAATTCACATTGCGTTTCCTCACAATCATCAGCGCGTGTACCCCGGCAACTGCAAAACCGGTTGAGGCGAAGGCCGCCAAAGTCATGTGCAGTGCCTCCGAAAACCAGGCCTGGTTAAACATGGCTTTCATCGGGTCGATGTTAATGTATTGACCATTCACATAATCAAATCCGGCGGGGCTATTCATCCATGAATTGGCCGCCACTACCAGGATACCCGACGCCAACCCGCTTATGCCCACAACCACACCTGTAAACCAATGAAAAACCGGGTTAAGCCGGTCCCATCCGTACAGAAAAAATCCTAAAGCAATAGCTTCTATAAAAAAAGCAGTCCCCTCTAAAGAAAAGGGCATGCCAAATATAGGTCCGGCGTGTTGCATAAACTTAGGCCAAAGCAAACCCAGCTCAAACGATAATATAGTACCTGATACCGCACCCGTAGCAAAAAATATCGCTACACCTTTGCTCCAGGCCTTGGCAATGTTTTTATGATTCTCATCCCTGGTTTTTAGCCAGCGGTAATGAGCCACCGCCATAAAAAACGGCATAACCATACCTATGCAGGCGTAAACTATGTGAAACCCCAGCGAAAGGGCCATCTGTGATCGGGCAGCCAAAAAGTCGTTCATAGGCGTGTGTTGTTTAACTTATGCAGCTAAATTACTGTCAATCAATATCGGTGCTGCACTTATTTGCAAATTATATTGAATATAGATTGCAAATAAGTGCAGTTCCGGCAAATTCTGGCATTAACAAAAACGCCGGTATACTTTAAAATATACCGGCGCTGATTAATATTATTTAAAATCTAGTTAAAGCTTTACATCAAGAGCGGGCCTGGCCGGCGATTGTGATACCAGCCAGCCAGTTGCATACATCCATCGGGTCATTTTAGCCAGTTTGGGGATGCTGATATATTGCGGCTCATCTTTAGGTGTGTGATAGTCGGGATGAAGTAAACTGGTAAAAAATATCGACGGTATGCCGGCCTGAGCGTAAGGCGCATGGTCGCTTCTAAAATACCAGTTTTCGGGGTGGGTAGCCTCATCCCAGGAGTTGTCAACCTTAAACTTAGTGAGCCCCTGGTTGGCCTGCATAGCCATATTAACCAATGCCAGCGAATTGCGGTGCGGTGGTATAGCCCCTAACAAAGCCGCCGAATCAATAGCGTTGCGGCCTATCATGTCACCATTTAATACTGCCACAATGCTGGCTTTGTTTACCGTTGGATGTACCGCAAACCAGCGCGAGCCTAACAAACCACGCTCTTCGGCACCGTGCCATACAAAAAGCGCCGAGCGTTTGCCTGGTTTAACTACCCATGCACGGGCAATAGCCAGCATGCCAACGGTTACCGAAGCATTATCATCAGCACCGTTCCAGATAGAATCCTGCCCTACCGGATTGCCAATGCCGTCGTGGTCATGGTGGCCGCTAAAGAGCACAAATTCGTTACGTAATTTTGCATCACTTCCATTGGCTTTAGCCACAACGTTAACGGACGGGTACAAGTAAGTTTCCATCACTACGTCAGCTTGCAGTGGTGCAGCTTGTTTAATAGCATTTTCCAGTTCAGATCGTACCAGAATAACCGGTGTAGCTAATCGCGCTGCTCCGGTGTTTGCCCTGGCCACTGTGGCAGGTAAGCCTACATTTTGATAGGACCCATCTTCATAATTGTGCCCAATAAACGCTATACCCTTCTCTGTAATATCATTAGCAACAAATATAATAGCCGATACACCTTTGCGCCTTAAAGCCATTCCCTGCTGGCGAATGGCCGAAGCGGTATAACGGTATTCCCATAAACTCATACCGTTAGCAGGTAATGGATTGGGTGCTTCTATTTTGAGCGCTACTGTTTTACCTTGCAGATTCATGGTAGTGTCGGCCATAGAATTTAGCCAGGTAACGCTGCCATTTATGTGCGCATCAACCGGTTGTGTTACCCAAAAGTCTTTACCCAATAGCAACCGCTGGTTACCAGCCTGCAGTGTACTACGGTCGGCCGTGCGGGTACGGCGCATGTTAAAAAACTGAAAGCAAGTACCATCGTCGCCTGCCGGCTTCAGCCCGGCTTCCTGCGCTTTTTGAGCAACCCAGGCGGCGGCCCTCATCTCATCTTCGGTGCCGGCCCGCCTGCCACGAAAGGCATCACCGGCCAGTTCAAAAATATCCCGCTTTAAATCAGTTTCTTTAATGGCGCTTAAAGCCGGTGGCAAGTCAGCAGGTTTTACCTGGCTAATACCCTGCAATACCCAACCCGAAAGCAAGGCAACCATCCATATTTTTTGTAAACCCATATCAAACATTTTGTATCAGCCTAATATATGTTTTTATAGCCTGATGCGTTTATAACATCTGTATTACGTTACAGCGTTGCGCTTTAGGGGCGGAGCTGTTATTTGACTAAATTTAATTTACCTTTGCGGCCTTGCAGCCGTTAAGGTTGTTTACATTTTTGTATGAAGATTTTGGTTACCGGCACAGCTGGCTTTATTGGTTTTTACGTAGCGCAAAGGCTGGCCAGTTTGGGTTACGACATTGTGGGTGTTGATAACATTAATACCTATTATGATACCAGCCTGAAGTATGGTCGTTTAGAAGCCTCTGGCATTGACACGACTACCTTGAAAGATAACCAGCCGGTATACAGCAAAATTTACCCGAATTACTGTTTCATTAAGCTTGATATATCCGACCGGGCTTTGATGGAATATATCTTTAACACTTACCAGTTTGATGTAGTTTGCCACCTGGCTGCACAGGCAGGTGTTAGGTACTCTATTACTAACCCGTATGATTATGCCTTGAGTAATTTGTCGGGCTTTTTAAATATACTGGAAGGCTGCCGTAATATACAGGTTAAGCACTTGGTTTATGCCAGCAGTTCGAGCGTTTACGGTTTAAACAGCAACACGCCATTTTCGGTGCACGATGGTGCGGCCCACCCGGTGAGCCTGTATGCGGCCAGCAAAAAAAGTAACGAAATGATGGCACACAGCTATAGCCACCTTTACCAGATACCCACTACAGGCCTACGATTTTTTACGGTGTATGGCCCCTGGGGCCGCCCGGATATGGCCTATTTTAAGTTTGCTGATGCCATCATCAAAGAAAAACCCATTGACGTTTACAACAATGGCGATATGCAACGCGACTTTACTTACGTTGATGATATTGTAGAAGGCATTGTGAGGGTATTGGATAAACCAGCCCAGGCCGATCCTGAATGGGATAGTAAAAATCCCGACCCCGCTACCTCAAGTGCACCTTATCGTTTGTACAACATCGGCAATTCAACGCCGGTTAAACTGATGCATTTTATCGGCGCGTTAGAAAACGCCATAGGTAAAAAGGCCATTATTAATATGCTGCCGATGCAAGCCGGTGATGTGCTGCTTACTGATGCCGACATGAGCGATCTGGAGGAACAATTTCAATATCATCCGCAAACAGACATTCAAAACGGCATCAACCGCTTTGTAGACTGGTTTAAAGACTTTTATCATGTTTAGGCTTTAGAGTAAGTGCCTATCTTATCTGTTAATTTATTTTACGATAGGTTACAACCTGCGCGTTTAAAGATCTGACGAACAATAACCATAACGGGTTGTAGTATTTATACATTTAGATACTAAAACACCA harbors:
- a CDS encoding NAD-dependent epimerase; its protein translation is MKILVTGTAGFIGFYVAQRLASLGYDIVGVDNINTYYDTSLKYGRLEASGIDTTTLKDNQPVYSKIYPNYCFIKLDISDRALMEYIFNTYQFDVVCHLAAQAGVRYSITNPYDYALSNLSGFLNILEGCRNIQVKHLVYASSSSVYGLNSNTPFSVHDGAAHPVSLYAASKKSNEMMAHSYSHLYQIPTTGLRFFTVYGPWGRPDMAYFKFADAIIKEKPIDVYNNGDMQRDFTYVDDIVEGIVRVLDKPAQADPEWDSKNPDPATSSAPYRLYNIGNSTPVKLMHFIGALENAIGKKAIINMLPMQAGDVLLTDADMSDLEEQFQYHPQTDIQNGINRFVDWFKDFYHV
- a CDS encoding M28 family peptidase, giving the protein MGLQKIWMVALLSGWVLQGISQVKPADLPPALSAIKETDLKRDIFELAGDAFRGRRAGTEDEMRAAAWVAQKAQEAGLKPAGDDGTCFQFFNMRRTRTADRSTLQAGNQRLLLGKDFWVTQPVDAHINGSVTWLNSMADTTMNLQGKTVALKIEAPNPLPANGMSLWEYRYTASAIRQQGMALRRKGVSAIIFVANDITEKGIAFIGHNYEDGSYQNVGLPATVARANTGAARLATPVILVRSELENAIKQAAPLQADVVMETYLYPSVNVVAKANGSDAKLRNEFVLFSGHHDHDGIGNPVGQDSIWNGADDNASVTVGMLAIARAWVVKPGKRSALFVWHGAEERGLLGSRWFAVHPTVNKASIVAVLNGDMIGRNAIDSAALLGAIPPHRNSLALVNMAMQANQGLTKFKVDNSWDEATHPENWYFRSDHAPYAQAGIPSIFFTSLLHPDYHTPKDEPQYISIPKLAKMTRWMYATGWLVSQSPARPALDVKL